From Rhodothermales bacterium, a single genomic window includes:
- a CDS encoding ATP-binding protein, translated as PERELTDLRGGIDSTLTMLGHKLRTKDIVIERAYDPDLGPVPAYSGELNQVWTNLIDNAVDAMERGGVLRIETRRQGPFAQVVVIDSGKGIPPDIATRIFEPFFTTKGVGEGTGLGLDIVHRIVTVQHAGAIRVASAPGRTVFTVDLPLEAVAVAV; from the coding sequence CCCCGAGCGGGAGCTGACCGATCTCCGCGGGGGGATCGACAGCACGCTGACGATGCTGGGGCACAAGCTGCGGACCAAAGACATCGTCATCGAGCGGGCGTACGACCCCGATCTAGGGCCGGTGCCGGCGTACTCGGGCGAGCTGAACCAGGTGTGGACCAACCTGATCGACAATGCCGTCGACGCCATGGAGCGCGGCGGCGTGCTGCGCATCGAAACGCGGCGCCAGGGGCCGTTTGCGCAGGTCGTGGTGATCGACTCCGGCAAAGGCATCCCGCCGGACATCGCGACGCGCATCTTCGAGCCGTTTTTTACGACCAAAGGGGTGGGGGAAGGGACAGGGCTGGGGCTGGATATCGTGCACCGCATCGTAACGGTCCAGCACGCCGGCGCGATCCGCGTGGCGTCGGCGCCGGGGCGGACGGTGTTTACGGTGGATCTCCCGCTCGAGGCCGTGGCGGTGGCGGTATGA